The genomic interval CTATCTCCTTTGGCTCGACTCTACCGCGACTGTCCCTTCTCCTGATCCCTCATGGCTAGCGTACCACAAAACCAACCAGATGTTCGCTCAAAGAGTCGCCGAAGTCTACAAACCTGGtgatttgatcatttgTCATGATTACCACCTACTCCTTGCTCCCAAGATGATCCGGGAAGCTCTTGGACAAGTATTCCACCCCAACGCAGGATGGGGTACAGCTCACCCCTCTCCAGCTGCTCATCATGCCAACAAAAGATTCGACTGGGATCAAAGCCAATCTCAACAAGCCACACCTACAAATGCAAATGAAAAATCCAACGGTCAAAAATTGGGTGGATTCCTTTCAAATGTCGGTTCTGCACTTGGCCAACATCTTAGTGTAGGTGGGGAACCTGCAGGAGCACCCGTGGAAGTGATGATTGGAATGTTTATGCATACCCCTTGGCCAAGTTCGGAGATCTTCAGATGTTTACCGAGTAAGCTGAGGATCCAATTCCAACCCCGGACGTCAGCTGACAGAATGAATCGTAGCTCGACGAGAAATCCTCGATGGTATGCTCGGAGCCAATTTAGTGTCTTTCCAGACGTATTCTTATTCTCGACATTTCGTGTCAACCTGTATTAGAGTTTGCGGTTACGAATCTACCCCCGGAGGAGTAGATGCCAACGGACAAGTGACGGCTGTAGGATATTGTCCAATTGGTTTAGACGTTAAGCGAGTCATTCATGATAGGGAGTTACCTGGTGTCATTCCTAAGATGGAGGCTCTCAGGCAATTATACAAGGACAAGAAGATTATCGTTGGTCGAGAGAAGTTAGATGTCGCCAAGGGTGTGTACAACAAGCTTCAAGCATTCGAAAAGTTCTTACAAGTGTACCCCGAGTGGAGAGGCAAAGTTGTACTTATCCAAGTCACAACTCCTGCTTTGTCTGAATCACCtaaattggaaagaatgACCGCGGAGTTGGTCAGTCATATAAATGGTACTTATGGAAGTTTGGATTTCACCCCCGTTCACCATTAGTGAGTTGTCTGAACCTTTCGTGCCTACCTGTACTCTGTCAAAGTCTGGATGTCTTGGCTGATGGATCGCGAATTTAGCCACCAAGCATTGGAAAAGGATGAATATTTCGGATTACTCTCCGTTGCAGATTTAGCACTCATTACATCCTTACGAGACGGTATGAACACTACCTCAATGGAATTCATCTTATGTCAAGATAAGACCAACAAATCACCTTTGGTGTTATCTGAGTTTATGGGAACAGTCGCTTCATTCCAGTCTGCTCTTCAAATCAACCCTCACGATCTCCTTGGTGTAGCTCATGCGATAAACAAAGGACTGACTATGCCTGAGgctgaaaaagaagaaagacatACCTCCTTGCTCAACTCTGTTGTTGGTCATACCTCTTATACATGGGCTGCCACGATCCTCAAGCAATTACTTGAAAACGTGGGAGGTGAACATACTGCTCATCAAACTCCCGCTTTGGATGTAGGTAAATTTAGTCAAGCATACAAGAGTTCCAAGAAaagattgttgttgttcgATTATGATGTGAGTTCATCCTCCTTTTCCCTGTCAAACGGGGATAATCCTCGAAGATCAGGCTGCGGTACTAACATTCCTGGTCGGATAGGGTACACTGACACCGATAGTCAAAGTCCCAGCTCACGCCGTCCCCACTGAGCGAACATTGAACGCTATCTCCACTTTAGCTCAAGATCCAAAGAACGTAGTTTATCTGATATCTGGGCGAGATGGTGATTTCTTAGAAGAGCATTGGGGACATGTGGCGAACTTGGGAATGTCAGCTGAACATGGTTCTTTCGTCAAACAACctggagatgaagatttcaCAAACATGACAGAAGCTTTGGATATGAGCTGGATGAGTGAAGTTGAGGAAATCTTTAAGTACTACACTGAGGTGAGTGGGCTTTTTTCTATTTAACAGGTTGAGGAGAAAGTTCTTATACCTTGCAAAATAGAGAACGACTGGTGCAACTATTGAAGTCAAGAAAGCTTCTATCACTTGGCATTACAGAAATGCGGATCCTGATTTCGGGTGAGTCAGCGGCTACCAGGTTATTGCTCTAGAGAATGGAGCTGATTATGACTGCGCAGGGAATTCCAATGTAAACAATGTTTGGATCTGCTCGAGAGTTCTTTAGCACCTCGTCGACCTATTGAAAGTGAGTCAGCTAATTCACTCGTGTGTATGAGATGTGCAGCTGACATTGTAACGTCAGTCCTTgtgggaaagaagaatcttGAAGTTCGACCTTTAGCTGTAAACAAAGGAGAAATAGTCAAGAGATTGATGTATGAGAACCCTGAtgctgatttgatattctgTGCGGGTGATGATAAGGTAGGTTCCTCATTGTTGATTGATGGATTACGGTGAGATTAGAGATACAAAGAGCTAAATGTGAATACGATTGATAGACCGATGAAGATATGTTCAGATCGTTAAGAACAGTTTTCCCACCAGGAGGAGTTCAAGGTTCTGAAccaataataatgaaacCACCTGTAGCTGTCACATCAACATTAGATCCAGAAGAAGTAGCggaattgaaagatgttgaattaCATATTAGACCTGATGAGATTTTCGCTACAACTGTTGGACCACCAGCTAAGAAAACTTTGGCAGGATGGCACGTTACTTGTCCTGAAGAAGTGGTTGATGCTTTAGAAAGTATTTTAGAGTAGGGTTGATCTTTTGACATGAGCATttcgaagaagagaatAGAATAGATGTGGTTTTTTGGTATTCACTCATTACgaaaaaaagtaaaaatcaaactttGATATAAGGTTAAACTCATGGGTCAAATTGCATGTATACATTGTTTCTGGTTCAGTAGTAGTACAGATAACATAATAAGGTTTGAAGTAAGAGATTGCGATGGGTTTGACTATGGAAATAAAAAACGATCTCATTCCTCTCTTATCCTcttattatcttcatcattttgatttccatttccattcgTAGTAACTTGCTCTTGTACTTGTTTACCAAAATTTAAACCATTTTTAACTATTCCTTCAActaattctttcaatctttcatcAGGTTCTTCACCAGTTTCTTGACATTCTTTCATAAttttttcagcttcaatcATTAATAAATCACTTTGTTCAGTTGTAAAATTTTCTAAagctaattgatttattccttcttctgattcttcttctacttgaTCTTGTTGATTACTATTTAATTgttcttgttgattttctggaattaaagaattaagataagatgaaattgaaggatgatcttcttctaattgaTTTGCTGCCtataaaattcattaaattaaattttaactttttgTCAATTTAAAATGTTTTGGAAATACTTACTgttaaaccttcttcattttttaatGTTATTTCAGCaccattatcaattaaaaatttagctgtttctaaattttcaacaaCGAATAAAGGTGTttctccatcatcatctgttatatttatattacctccttttgaaattaaataagataataattcaatatgaGCATAAGATGATGCTGCATGCctatttaaaaaatgagaaagaatcagtaaaattattatcaaaatataatccataaattccaaatcattcatcaaaatcaaatagCGCATTGAAGGTTGGTCTTGCTTGCAATATAGCAAAGAAAACTCACATTGGAGTATAGGAATTCgaatctttatcatttggtGACAttccttcattttcaatcaaatactAGGAATGCGTCAATTTATAATCAGCTATTATCTTGGTGTGCAATTGATTTGGCCAACAAGAAAAGCTCACTTGTACCCTTGCTAAATCACCATCACTTGCAGCTACCCATAGATTcttattagatgaagaagcttgtACCATTTTAACTATGTTTTTCTGTGTTAAATTGAGGATTTGATGAGGATTGAATGCAAAATTGTGTTATACTGTAAATTACGAGGATATCTGGATTGGGCTTTGTATAGTGGCAAAATagcaagaagatgaaaatcattGATAAGTCGATATGatgatatcatcatttcttgCAACTATAACTTCGAGCGTGTTGATGATCTGGAATTGGAGAATGATGACGCTAAACGCTGAATTTCTTATAGataaataatgaaagaGTCCGATATACTCAAACCAATAACTCCTACTTTCTCAAGTGAAACTCACATATAGCGACTTTGTCAGGGATGATATAAGAACAATCACAATGTCGAATCAACTAATATCACAAATCCGTACAATCTCACAAACCCCTTCTACGTCTCTCCAATATGATCAAGTTAGATCACATATAGACTCACAATTCTTTGATTTAGATGCTTTACTTTATCCCATAGCTGGACCAAGTAAacgaagaaagaggaattcggaagaggaaatcaaatattgggaagagaaagaaagacaaGCTTCGAAAGAGGTTAGCGAGCTCTCCCCCTTAATTCATCGTTGTTAATGATAATCtgatttttatttgtaTTATAGCTTGAAGAAACTACTGAAGCCCTTCCTAAACAAATTGAAGTCACACAAGAAAAATTACAAGTTCTATTGAGTTCAGCTcaagaattatcaattcaaagatATTCTATAGCGGATAAACTCGCTAATTTAGTTTCTGAAATATCTACAACCGgtgaaaatcaatcaaatggaCAAAGTATATTGAATCAACTTGaaattttacaaaatgaattaaGTAGACTGGAAGCTGGATTACAGTGGGCAAAAATCTTGGAAGAGGTCATCAATCTCAGGTCAGCTACATCGAGCtgtaatatatatatatagcGAAGtaagctgaaattgaagctgTTTATAGCGAGAAAACTTTGAATCCAACATCTCATAAACCATCTCCACTTGCTGCTTTGCCGTATTATCGTCAGCTTAATGATCTAATAAATAGATTACTGGGGTCATTACCTCCTGAGATGGCTTTAGTCAAAGTTGCCATTGAAGTGAAAGAACGGACTTGGCAAGCATTGAAAGATCTTATGTCTCAGTGAGTAGAACTTCGCGGGCCAGGTGAACAAAGGATCCAAGCTGACGTTTTGAGTCTCAGAAATCTCATGGACGCTTGTGAATCCCTTGGCTGGCCCAAAAAAGTGTTGTACGAAAATATCTCTACAGAAGATAGGAGGACTTTCGAAAATGCTTTCAAGGATTTACTATATTTGCAAGCAGAGTAAGCTGTATCCTAAGGCGATCCATTTCGAGGTATCAGCTAACATGTCGGTCATTTCACAGAGGCGAGGAGTTACATGGAGAAGACCGACCGTCACATTGGTCTGTAGGAAAAGGATTGTACCCTATACAAGCGATGATCAAACCTATAGAACTGAGGttcaaatatcatttcatgGGCCAAAAAGGCACGAACAGAGTAGACAAGGTAGGTCCTTCTTCTCCCCAGTGATATGGTCAAGCTCATGGATGATCCGTTGATCTACAGCCTGAATGGGCGTTCGCAAATATTCTAGATCAGATATATGAACATCAATCATTTCTATCTTCTTATGTTCAGCGTCTCGCTTCGCTATCAGGATATGAAGATATCGATATCAAATCTGAATTCACCTTGTTGCTCTTCCCTATACTCCTCTCCTTGCTTAAATCTCGAATACCGTATTTACTTGATCATCCAGCTTTACTGGCACATACGATCTACCAGACTGTTGTCTTTGACGAAGCTGTCAAAGAAGGTGGTTTTCAACTAGATTCAACATCCTTGTTCGAAGATAGAGAGACTGCACCTTGGGAAGGTCTCAGTGGAGTAATACTAAGAGAGAAAGACTGGTTCGAAAGATGGCTACAAGGTGAAAAGAAATGTTAGTTCACCTCCCGTCCTTCGACAAGCGATGAAGTGTGTGCAAACTGATATGAATAACAACGCAGTCGCCGACGGGCAATTGAACGAGATTATCTCATCTCCTGAAGCTTGGACTATCAGCGATGAGATcagtgaagaagaggaaggtcAGTCCTTAGGATTGAAAGCTACCACTAGCGCTAGACAAGTAAAGGCGCTAGTCGAGCAAATCACAGGTAAGTGGGCATAGCATGACGAATGAGCAGTCAATTCATATGTCGATTGTTTACTTGTAGACCGCTACGCACCTCTACCCGACTTGGCATACAAGCTTCCTTTCCTCCTTTCAACCCAATTACCGATACTTCAGAACTATCTTTCCCGCATATCTGGATCACTTGACGCTTTCGAGACACTCTCTTCAGCCTTTGTGCGAGCTGTACCTGGTGCTTTAGCCGGTAATACGCGTAGCGGTGTACATATTGATCAAGCCAAACTGACTTCGGGCAAGAATGGCCTggaaagattgatgaaggCTTGGTTATCTTCGAAATGGGTTGAGGAAGGAATGCGAAGGTGGGCTGATGACTTGGTGAGTCACGGCTTCCTGATTTGCTCAGCTACAATCCGAAGCTGATAAGAGCCCCTTAGTTTTTCGTGGAGATTGCATCGGACTTGGCTGCTTCCCAAGCATTAAAGTACAGATATTCATCTGATACCCTTCTGCCTTCTCTTTTGAAGGGGTCAGCCACAGATGTCAATCCTTCGACAACAGTTTTCGATGTTGTGCTGGAACGTTATGATCATTTAACATCAAGAGCTGAGGATATGATGGTGAAGGTTATCACGGTAGAGACAGAGAACGACCTGAAACAGCATCTCACAAGGAAATGGGATCGCCCGCCTTCCGCCGAACCGACAAATCCATCCTCCTACCTCTTGTCAGCCTTGACTACCTATTCGTCTCACCTATCAGCAATCTCAGATACATTACCTCCCTTAACAGTCTCGAAGATATACAGAAAAGTAGTAGAACATATCTCAAATCATATACTTCAGAGAGGCGTATATGCAGGATGGTCAAAATTTACTGAACACGGGGGAATAGATTTGCAACtagaaatcaaagaatggaaagaagtCTCCTCGACttcccttctttcttcttcaacctcGACTGTTTTAAGATCAATAGTATCTATCGATGTACCTTGGcagaaattagaagatattTCTAAGATACTTGTACTTCCTACCGGAGATGCAAAAGAGACTGTTACTTTTGCTCAAGCTATGGCTTCAGCTTGGGCAGGAGAAGAGGGATTGAAAGTATTCAATGATAGATTAGGTGTAAATCTaaacaaagaagaattacaagCTATATTAAGAAGAAGAGTTGAATGTTGGCGATAATGATACTCAGCATgtttatttcatttgaaaaacCATGAGATGCATAATGTATGAGCAATTCTTCATGAAGCAATAATCATTGTCATGTTATCGTTATCATGATATCTTTATCGTCATCATATCTCACACGTGATCTGACATTCATCACCTCCACTTTGATAGTACGAAAGGTTGATCACTTATTTTCCTTCTCTCGCATCAATTCACCTTATCTGTATTCAAACCCTCCTTACGAGACTTCAGTCATAACAGCCAtctttgaagaagaacagaTGGAGCCTTGTATCAAACACCATATATAGATTGTCGAGGTTCCACTACACAGTGTATTCAACTTGTCTTCCATGGGAATATCGAATTTTGACAGCGATAGCTGACGAGAATGACATCAATGTTGGCTTTCCTCACTTCAACATCCCCTGAAGCTCAcgcttcaacttcaaagtcatcatcgtcatcgaAAGCACTCAGTATGCCTCCTCCTGAATTTTCTGGCATTGCCGATGGGGTTCAATTACCTACACCAACATCTTCAGTTTCATATAATGGTATAacgaattatcaaaatgaaagacaatcaacaaattcttCTACGTCTATAAGAAGGCGAGGAATAAATTCACCTACACCTACACCTCAACCAAGTCAATCATTTACACAAGAATTGTTTAGAATTACACAacttttactttctttAGACTCAGATACAAGAAAATCAGTTAAAGAAActgaatttaaattagaaaatttagaagatttattaggaaataaattaaaatcatttgaaagtACTTTAGATGGTATAAAGAACTTATTAGAAGAAGGCGAGATTTCTAAAgtagaattgaaaaattcagttgaaattttgaatggAAGAATAGAGAATATTGAGAGAATGTGTAGATCAATTAGTAGAAGTCAAAGTTTTCTTGAAAATGGGACTTCCAGAGGAATTCAAGTTGGTAGAAGTAGGAGTCATACAAGGGAACAATCGTCTtctatcaatcaattaCCAGTCCAACCTGACATGAGTGGACTTCGAATTGACAAGACGTCAAATACTTTCGGACATCGAAGGGCGgatgatcaatcaaactTTGATACTTTTATTGACGACAATAGCGGAAATGACGGTGTAGACGAGGCAAATGATCTAGATCTGTCTATGGAAatggatgatgattttcaacCTCCTGATATGAATAACGAATCGCAAACTCCTGATATGAATAACAAATCGCACACTCCTGATATGATTAATGAGTTACACGCTCCCGACATTGAAATCGGTGTTGATCCACAAGAAATAATGCGGTCTCCGTCTCAAGGATTATCTAGCAACGCCAAGAATCATACATATCAAGCTGATGGCGGACAGCAGGAAAAGAGCATCAGACAGAAGGTTGCCGCGGTCATTGCTAGGGAAAATGAGCTTGCGAATACAGTGTGAGCTGCTCCATGTCTCCATCGCACTACTTGCTTATACTGATGAGATTTTTGTTGACAATATCGGCAGGCATCTTTCTCCGGTCGACGATCTCAATGACGCTCCATTGCAAGAAATTCCGTCACCCAGCTACCAGACCCGTTCCCGCAGGAAGTCAAGCTTACATCCACCGATAGGTTCCCCACATTTATCGCATGCATCATCTTCGACCATCTTTCAGGTCGATGACCACCAGGAATCAGGGTCTTCTTCGAAACCACCTCCAAGGTTACCCTTTCCACCCCGAGGAGAGCCAGTGTCGTCACCATCTACTCAGACTAGAAAAAGGGGGAGACCGAGAATCAGCCTCAGCCAAACGAAAGGTGGTAAATCGCACAATCGTCCGATATCAGTAGATTCGAAATCGTCTGGCTCTGTGCAGGAAATTGACGACGAAGATTTCACTCCgaggaaaaagaagaggagaaagagtATGTTGAAATCAAACGTGGTaaaggatgaaaagaaaCCGCATGATTATAGCAAATATACAAAAGCAGGTACAGCTAGAATCAGGAAATTCAAAGGTCAAGTGAGATTAGCTATAAAATGTCTTGCACCTTCCGATGGGAGTAGATTATCAGAAGCTACTTGGCCTGATAAAGGTCCAAATACTGCCAGGGGAAGATTAGAAGAGATAATTTGTGATGCATGTAAAGGAAGATGTCATTGGTCTTGTTCTGGTATACCCGAAGATAAAGATATGTCTAGTGAGAATTGGATCTGTCCAGACTGCGCGTATCggattgaagttgaaggtgagtgaAGCTCCCCAGCATAAAATTCATATCTTACGAAGAAAATACGATCCGTCCTGAATACGGGTCAGGTCATAAGAGGAGTAGCTGATGAGGGAAAATAAATACCAGACACACCTCGAATCCTGATTGAGAGTACGCAACAGCTGAAGTGCATCAGATATAATTGTATCCTCCGGTGAGTGGTTGAAATGCGTCGTTTTCCTGACCAAGCAATTCAACTGATTATCTACTGATCCCTCTAGTGAAAAACGAGCCATTGAGCATCAGGAAGGTGAGGAAGAGCGATACTTTGTTGAAAAAATTGTTGGAAGACAGGCAATTGCAAGAGAACCCGATTCTCAAAAGCGAGTCTTCCTCTATCTAGTCAAATGGGATGGGTACGAATTGAATGACTGTACGTGGTGAGTCGAATTCACGCTAGATCTCTCACATCTCTCTCAACTGGACCGAGACTTATCGGATAATGGTTGAGGTGCAGGGAACCACCCGCCCATCTGGAACATCATATCGACAGACTTTTGGCGGAATTTGATATAGCTGCAAAACGAACAAAGAGCAATACAAAAGCGAGAGTCTGCATTCTGCCCGAAGCTAGGAAGTATTGGGATGAGAACACTGGCGAACCTGTTGCCCAGATTTTGCAAGAAGAGTCATCGGGCACCGATGAGCTTAATGTCGACCATCGGGATCCAATTGACGAATCGGACAATATAACCCAAGACAGCCCCGAGAAAGCTATGAGCCAGATCAGCTACGACAGGGTTACTGCGGATGATCCGATACTTTTGACGGAACAGAAGGGGGATGACAAAGCGCCTGATCCCCCAGGTTTAGAGcagaatgaagaagatgaagagatcGACGAGTTGGACGATGATCAAGAGGATCAGCAGTTGCAATCGCAAAATAGTAACGAAGAGGTAGGGGGTTTGCGGTCTCAGGGCAAAGCGGATGACGAAGCAACGCAAGGGGAAAGAATCGTCACAGAAGATAATGACGGCCAAGAAggggaagatgaattggtGGACGAATTGGAAGATACAGACAGGCCTGTTATCTCTGACGAAGCTCAAGGTGAAGTAGGAGAACAAACACCTGAGcaaaaaggaagaagctTCTTTGGTATTAGGATGTTTTGATACAGTGTAGGTATATGATattgtttttcaatatcaatttgtatAAAAGATAAACCACGACACGAAACGAATCATTGGCTATGTACGAATCATATAGAGTACAATATCAGGGCAAtaaaagaagttgaaaaacTCAGATTAAGCGGGAAAAGTTCGCAATTCCGAAAATGCATAAAGAAACGAACCATGCTATGTATATATTACAGTTATTTTACATACCGAGTTCATACGATAAATGACTAGCCAGTCGTATAATACAATACAATAATGTCCATACCACTGAAACAATTCCATCTGGGATACGAAAACTAACAGATACTACCTCTATGAGCTAACATACCTCTTAACCAAGGATgtctttcaacttcttgaATTGTAGCTCTTCGTCTTGGATCAGTATGTAAACATCTAactaataaatcatatgcGCCAGGTGGAAtacttcttttgattttaattctgCCATCTGCTGCCCAAGTCGTATTTGGAAATGGACTTTCACCTGAGAGTAGTATACCTAAaataattccaattgacCAAATATCTGCTGGAGCAGCATGATAATGTCTACCATTTAATACTTCTGCTGAAGCGTATGACATTGTTCCTCTGAAATGATCATACAAAATTGGTTTTGCATTAGGATCTTCAATTACTGCTgatccaaaatcaataattttaaCCTAAATGATTGTCATTAGCTTAATACAGTATAAGTATTTCTCAAATAAAATACAAAAACTTACACATAAATTTCTATCAATTACgatattttcatcttttagATCTCTATGATATATACCTCTTCTATGTAAATAACCAACAGCATCTACAATTTGTCTAAATATGATTCTAGCTTGATCTTCTGTAAATCTTTGATGTTCAACacattcaaataaatcatatgaTGCTCTTCTTGCCATATTTGGTCTTGAACcatttttactttcttcATTGTTCATCGGATTAAGTTTAGACCAATCAACAGAATGTACAGGAGAAAAAAGTAAAGCTGATCCTGGTGTTTGAGGTGGAAGAATTGTAGGTATAATCattggtaaagaaggtgtgGCAGTTGGTAAAGGATTTTGTAAAGTATCTGGAGCTACGAGTGTATGTCCAGGCTCCCAAGGATCACCATGAAGTTCTTGTACCTAAAAAAAACATATACAAGGTTAAGCTAAGACAAGAGTAGGGATATGAGtcattttgaaagaaaCTCACGAGGTagaaaaattcattatcttcatataattctttaaatccAATTATACTTGGATGTCTTACTCTACTCAAAACAAAACTTTCAACAGGTTCACCTTCTAACATTGCATAATCGCATTCTTGAATTCTATctttaaaaatgaatttaactGCAACTTCAATTCCACTAATATTTTTATATCCAGTTTGAATAGCTGAACAAACAAATCCGAAACCACCTGAACCAAGTTCATCTCTAATAatatatcttcttgaaaAAGCAGGACATAATTTTCTACCTTCTAAATAATGAGCTGCAACTTCTGATCTTGGTAATTCTGTAACTACTGGAGGAGGTGTGATTGATGGTGTAGGACATTGAGAAACTGGTGCAGAAGGGTATAATATTGGATGATGTAAATGTAATGCATTTGTTGGATCAGGtagattatcattaatGTATGGCGGAGTGTATAATTGATTGTTCAATTGTACCGCTCTAGGAGCCGGGGTGTTGAGTTGATATTCCGGTGAAAAGACATCGTTGAATCCtaattgagattgaggCTGACAAGGGAATATGTAGTCTAAAGGTCGGTGgggtgaaggagaagttGCCGGCATAGGAAAGGCTGGTGGGTCTGATAGAGGAGATGGAGGCTCGAAAGAAGGTTGGTTGCCTTCCCTAACGTTAAGGTTCAGGTTTAGATTTTGTCGTTCACCCCATGATGGCAATCTAGTGATGGGTAATCTAGGCAAGGGACATTTAGGAGGAGACCCAAGCGAGAATGTCGGTTTAGACGATGTTTTGTAATTTTGGGAATTGAACAGGTTAGCGTCCGAAGTGttgaaaggtgaagaggaGAACAAATTTGCTGTTGGACTATGAAATTGAGTAACGCTCCccatttcatcttcgtaattaatctcatcatcttcaatcaGAGCTTCGTTGATCAGATCTGATAGTGGGAGTGCATTCGGAGTAgttatatcattttcaggtTCCGATCCTGCACTGTATAACAGATGATTATACGTCTCATGAGTATGAGTTTGAGGGGTGGCGAATGACAACCCGTCGAAAAGATGAGTTAACTTTCGAGTAGGTGATAAGTGTGGTAATTGTTGAGgaggaaatggaaattctGATGCATGATCGAAGTTTTCAAGAGTCTGAATCTTTCCCTTTTGAACCTCTTGTATATCTCtcttttgagcttgagaagGTGGGGTTGATAATTTGGCAGCCGAATAATTGAACTTGGTTGATAAACTTGGAGAAGTAGGTGAAGCTGGTCTAGAAGAATAAGCAGGAAGAGCTTTCGAAGTTTTCCTTAAAGGTGGTGGAAGGGAATTTGGATAAAAGACTGCTTGACCTATCGAAGGTGATGACTTTCGCTTTTGTTCTCTTATAGGAGACATTTTGGATACAGTATCCAACTTCAGCGTCAAGCTAAGAAGATGGAATAATGTGCTTGAAATTTCCTCTGAATAGACGAAGAGATTTGTCCGGTTGACTTAATATACAATTGGGCCTAAGGCAATCTCTGTAATGTGCTATCAGTCCTGCGGATACTGAATCTAGGAACAAAGTGAGACACCCAAGGTGATTCGAAGCGTAACCCAACTGATGTGAAAACGAATATCGTTTGGCCAATGGAGCCTTGAGACAAGGATAACCCTTGTATGGGCTCGTTTCTTGAGATGACCCTTCAACGGGAATCAGGAATAACTAAATCCGGTTGTTCGTATGATGAGTAGACACTTCGCAAAGCTTGATGAGTCACTCCAGTACAGAGACCCGTAATGTATTGGGAATGAGGGTATGCTTGAGCTAGAACTAGTAAAGTTTCGCTAAAGAGAACAGTATGTGGctataatttgaattgaatatttaGTCGTCCGAATGATTTCCTTTCAAGTTCACGTGGGCTTAGAAACACCCGTAACTTAGATAGGCTTCTTTGTTGTAAACTCTAACTTGCCATTT from Kwoniella pini CBS 10737 chromosome 4, complete sequence carries:
- a CDS encoding trehalose-phosphatase; its protein translation is MDSMHPDPAPAPPPSLADIKAQVDRLEASHKAKGLPLSGRIIHVMHHLPVEIVRIVPAESLEAGGMLSPPMTPEFKPEDVEATVESADAKWRIHSRTAHPALVSGIKSLSDTHDQILVAWTGEVLLQPDTNASPQQPSQATFPSIAQNLLAPFQENPTPSPTTPSMPSPPDESPLMVFGGEFNEQEKKDVEKELQRFSEVEQKYEEGSRLKYLPVFLPPDVSKGHYEGFCKKTLWPLFHYLLWLDSTATVPSPDPSWLAYHKTNQMFAQRVAEVYKPGDLIICHDYHLLLAPKMIREALGQVFHPNAGWGTAHPSPAAHHANKRFDWDQSQSQQATPTNANEKSNGQKLGGFLSNVGSALGQHLSVGGEPAGAPVEVMIGMFMHTPWPSSEIFRCLPTRREILDGMLGANLVSFQTYSYSRHFVSTCIRVCGYESTPGGVDANGQVTAVGYCPIGLDVKRVIHDRELPGVIPKMEALRQLYKDKKIIVGREKLDVAKGVYNKLQAFEKFLQVYPEWRGKVVLIQVTTPALSESPKLERMTAELVSHINGTYGSLDFTPVHHYHQALEKDEYFGLLSVADLALITSLRDGMNTTSMEFILCQDKTNKSPLVLSEFMGTVASFQSALQINPHDLLGVAHAINKGLTMPEAEKEERHTSLLNSVVGHTSYTWAATILKQLLENVGGEHTAHQTPALDVGKFSQAYKSSKKRLLLFDYDGTLTPIVKVPAHAVPTERTLNAISTLAQDPKNVVYLISGRDGDFLEEHWGHVANLGMSAEHGSFVKQPGDEDFTNMTEALDMSWMSEVEEIFKYYTERTTGATIEVKKASITWHYRNADPDFGEFQCKQCLDLLESSLAPRRPIEILVGKKNLEVRPLAVNKGEIVKRLMYENPDADLIFCAGDDKTDEDMFRSLRTVFPPGGVQGSEPIIMKPPVAVTSTLDPEEVAELKDVELHIRPDEIFATTVGPPAKKTLAGWHVTCPEEVVDALESILE